In Columba livia isolate bColLiv1 breed racing homer chromosome 16, bColLiv1.pat.W.v2, whole genome shotgun sequence, the DNA window ACCCTGCAAGTGTGAACTTGCCCAGACCTCCCCTCTAGCTTCATGCTACAAAGAGTTAATACTAATAATGTTCTAGTTGAAGCAGTGTAAACTTCAGTTCAAGTTTCAAACTTTGCTCAGAAAATATGATATACTTTTAAGTTACTTGCCTCTCTGAAATTTCTATTGGCACAGCTCAGTTATTACCTATCTGCAGCTACCTGGCCTTTACTTTAGTAACAATTGCACATTTAACTTCCTATTTATCCACCGTAAGCCCTGCTGACCAGGCAGAACCTAAGAAATCTCTTGCAAAACATGGAAATCAGACACACAACTGCACAGGGATAttgatttccttttatttggGACTGTATATTCTGTATATAGATGGCTATGTGCACTTTTTTTGCTGGATTTTTATGAAGAATAACCTTTAAAAAGAGGAGGCCAGATTTTAACATCATAAATGGAACTGGGGTTTAATTTAACAGAATATGTCTGGTTTTAGTAGTCTGAACTATCTACTAGTACCACAGTCAGGTGTCAATCAATTTAATGAGATTTTACATTTCTAAAATGGCTTTGCTGTTTATATCAACATCAATTTATTAAGTTTGGTCAACATGACCAGTTCAAAGTACCATCCCATTTGGGAGACGCACCAGCAATCCCTTGCCTTGAAGCTGGTCTTTATTCCGATCTCTTCAGACCCTGTTTTCATACTAAATAACCTGAAATGTTCTAATTCTCCCAAAGACTGAGGATACATACAAGCTACCTCAAAGGCAAAGTGAACTTTCTGTCTTGCATGAGAGAGAGATTCAGGATGCTAACATGACCGTATGGAATGCAGTGCTGTACTAATGTATGTTACGGCCCACAATCCCTTTTCATGCTACGCTCTTCAGCTAGTTTTGGTACGTAAATGTCCCAGGTTAATCCAGGAAATCATCTACAGCACATTTTAGCTTAGGAACGGAGGCATCAGGATGAAGAATTGCAAACGCTTGACTGGTCTGTGATGGTTTTCTTACCGTATCCTTGCTGTTGTCCTGGGTAACTCTGTTGATTTGGGTATTGCTGCTGGGAATATGTTTGCTGTTGTGCAGCTCCCTGTTGGtatcctgcctgctgctggctgtACTGAGAATTTCCTAACCGGGAAGAATCGAAACAATTTGGTTATAGATGAGGCAGGTATTGCACTGTCTATGTGAATCATAAGGAAAACAACGACATAAAGAGCCTTGGTCTGGAACTCATGGACAAGTGCTCTGTTCAGAAACAGATGATTGCATTTTGCCAATCAGGATGTTTATGTCTTCAGtgatttttagggttttttggaACAGGAGAGAGCTGTTTATTTATACATAtcactaaacaaacaaacaaggaacCTGTTCCCCAGAGGAATTTTTAATCCCAGAagtgtttctgaagaaaaagagtCACAAAGATACCACTGACATGATGCTGTGGATACTGTCTGATAGAGTCTCCGTATAAAAACTGCTATCCATAGCCAAACTGCTTCCTGGAAGGTCCTTAAGTAACAGCTAAGTAGTGCTTAGTGATGCAGAGATTTCAagtaatattttacattttcatgaGCATTTCACTAGTGTTTTAGGGGATTAGAGCTCTGTTTTACAAAGATTGCTGATGTATTTTCCTACCTCCTTCATAATAGTGCTGTGTAGAGTCGTCAAACGACCTGTCATAGCTCTGCTCAGTGTAGGATGACTGCTGATAGGCATAATCACCATGTCCTGCAAGGAATCGCAAAGATTCATCAGATACATTGTGATATAACTATAAATGTATTGTTGAATGATGTATTATGAAGCTGCTTATGTACAAAGATGAggcaaaaatgaaatacagaccACTTAGAAGGTCAAACACACGGCAAGGGAAGTCACACCTATGGATAAATCTCTTGCATTTACTAATCCAAACTTGGCTTTGTGCTCTTTTTGAAGCAGTTTGGATTGCAGGATGCACTGATGTGAATGGTTGTGTACCGGGCTCCCATGCCCCAGGATTAGAATTTTCTAGCATTTCAACTGGAAATGAACCGTAATGGCTTTGCCATGTCCTTGGATGTGGCGGTCATGCGGGTCTACAGCAGCATTCCAGTGACGACAGCTCGGAGGATTTACCATCGGGATAATATTGCTGATTCATGGGCTCTGACGAGCCCTGGCCGTGACTGTACTGTTCACTGTAATACTCCTCCTGCCCCATGTACTGCTGCGAGGAACCTGCAGGCGAAGACAAGAGAGCAAACTGAGCCTGTAGACTCCTAAGGGATGGgtttttcttatatatatatatatatatatatatatatatgtatttttttttttttagaaaatgatGTTTACATCTGGATAAGTAAACAAACTGTGTGCATTGAGAGAAGTTTCAAAGATGCTTTGCTaactagaaaaaggaaataaatttctaTTCTCAGGAAAAACTGGTTCAAACTGAAACTACGCAAGTCAGTAACATATCCTAAAACCACTCACTTCTGTGGCAATACTGAAACGAATGGCTACATTTCATCTACTGATCCGAGTTGTTAGAAAGCTCAGGAACATATTTCTTGCTCTAAAACACAGTCAGaattcaatatattttatttaatatattaatcTGTTTCTTAGCAAAATCCAGTTTGTGTTAAAATCAGTCTAGCAGCTTTATTACCTCTTAAGAACTTTTTCCAGAGAGGTCTTAGAGCATGGTAGCTATCCtctggtgttttcttttccttggccTAATTTTTCATACTAATTGCTGGAAAAATATATCTTCTCTGCAGAAATGTGTTCCTTGGTAACTGTACCATGTTATGGCGGATCCAATACCAtttgaaagaactgaaaagatTCCCAGAGGCTTGAGTGAGCTGTATATCAAATTGTTCATCTTTTCTTTAGAGATATCTGATTGTTCTTAGATAGACTTGTTTTTCTAAACacctgaaataattaaatagatAAATCTGATTGTCGTGGTCCTTCCACCATCCAAGATTTCCTCTGTTCCCGGATGGGATTCCCTGTTCATTAGGGTGACTTGGAAATTCTGCCGACTTACTTACCCCCACAGGACAGACCGAATATCATCAATGCAATGATAACTCTATCAGTGAGTAGCCCGAGCCGTTACCTTGCTGTGAAGCTCTGTAGGGGCCCATGGGCCGCTGGCCTATCATGCTGTTGCCCTGGTTGCTCTGGCTCATCATGGCGATGGAGGACTGGCCCTGGTAGTGCTGGCTCCCGCCCTGCGCCGAGTTGTAATGTGATGTTGCTGCTTGCTGGTGCATCATGGACACTACGATGTACAGAGAAAAGGCTGGTTTCTAAAAGGCTGTGACAGTTCTCACCCTAGTTTCTTTGGAAGCAAGTTAGAGCCTTCGACTAGCATGTATCCTGATAATTCTGTGAGTTTTCCACAGGGAGGATATTTTCCTACTACACGTATTTAACTCTGCTGCGCTGTAACCCAGAAAGGATGTTATCACACAGTCAGTTCTTTCCATTTGCATCAGTCAGACATGTAAAAATACATCTAGCCTTGATTATTCtcagtttatttaaaagaaCGTAATCATTATTACAGTagaattaaagaaataagaactgATGCTTGTTCCTCTCCACCTCCTGACTAATTCAttgctgcatttcttttctaaTCAACTCTTCTACTTCCATCTGATTATATACCTGATGATTACACAGTTTAAAGAAATTCACATTCTAAGATTTATTCGATCCCTAAATTTCATATTGTCAGAAAGAACTCTTACGCATTGGACATCTCATTCAATACTCAGcagcaaacatttttataaattaaGAGATTAATTCTGAGTTGTCTCCTAGTCTCTCTATGCCCTGCAAGCAGTGCAAAGTAGCAATAACATAACAAAAAAGGGGTAGTAATGTACAAACAGTAAATGGGTAGTACTCTTTGGCAGGTTCTTTCAGCTTGGATAAAGGTGCTTCTCAGATCCCACCCATAGTTGTGGATTTGCTGCCCAGGGCTATCAGAGCTGCTGCGTTTTCAGTTAAGAGTCTTTTCCCCAGCTCACTGCAAACCACAGCAAGTCAGTGTAAGTTAAAGCCAGTCTGAAACTGTTCTGACTTGCACCGCTGCCCGACACCTTGATGTCTTAAAGCTGTGTTTTCCTCTCGGATGTTTGTCGCTCTCTACAGCAAATATTTACAGAACAAATTAACGTGTGGTGAGCTTCCGAGGTCACTGAAAAGTCAAGTTGGCGcggaaggaggaagagggagtTTACCTGGGTTAGACTGCATGTTGATGTTTGTTCGAGAGACATAATTGCCTATTGACCCCTGGCCTTGCATTGGCACGTTCTGAGACGCAGGCACCGTGTGGCTGTAACCGGGCCCAGTCCCGTGGCTGCTGACACTCatgctcagggaggttgtgggcATTGTGCTCTGGCCTGACTGCTGCATAGACACGTGATTAGGacctggaaaaattaaagagagCAACAAGAAAATCTGGCCCATTATTTGCAACGTGCAGTGAGCATTAAAGCCCTGGCTGCTTCTGTTCCGCGGGTGACTCCAGTCTCCAGGACTGCCAGTCTGGTTCTTTCCACCAGCACTGAATTACACTAAAAAACTCGCGTGGGGAGGGGggcacaaataaataaaaccagcagcagtgacaCTGAAAATGTAGATTCTTAGCAACACAAACCAATGTTTTGACTGACTTGCTATAAGACTTATACTAGGtaataaatcttttaaaaagaaggcccaGATAAATTTAATAAGTTCACTTTACAAGCTGTAACTGTTTAAAGCAGGTACCTCATCCATTAGTTTAAAAGGTACTATCAGCTTGACCACaaatagatatttaaaaatgttagaAGTAATTTCATGACTCGAGTCCCCCTGCCAGGGTCTGTGATTTTACAATCAGATCTTTCTATTCTATTTGgagaaactgttttttctttctgtccctcTGGGTAAGATCCACAGAAGCAAGAACTGACTAAATAACTATGaactacaaaataaataaacagatcGCTCATACTATAAAATACagagagttttaaaaaaaattgtctttcaaTTAGTTTCTTTTTAGTtgcacaaacaaaagaaacaaatagaCTGTTTTATTCACATGAATGCCTGTGCAAACTCTTTGGCTACATAGCACAAGCCCTGCAAGCTTCTGTAGAGGACAAAGACTGAGGCAACACcagattatttttaagacaTATTCTGGAAGGTGTTTGCAATCTAAATGGTTGTGTGGTTAGTCATGCAAGCAATTCCACTTTGCCCTGGCCAACCCCACTACctccaagagaaaaataacacaatatataatttttcttactAAAAACCTGGATGCATCTTTACTTGATGAtttttattacatatttctaaaaaaaatggtttttattTCCCCTATAGAAACCCTAAACAGCCTGGAGCTCTCACAGAAGCCAACGTCATTACTGACTGTAGCCATTTTGTGACGATTTCCGCATGTGCCTGAAATCCCCATATGCCTGAAAGGTGAGTTAGGAAAGGTCTTTTACAGCTCGGTAAGTATATTCTGCATTAATGATTTTGTTGCCGAGCAACAGCGAAGCAGCACAAAGGGGCCGGCAGCTCACCATTGCTGATCTGGCTCTGCATGAGGGAGGACGGAGGAAGGCCCGTCCCGATGGCATCGCTGAGATTGCTCTGGGAATGGAGAGACTGGTTGGACGCGCTTTGAGTCATTCCTCCCGGGCCCAAGTTCATGTTTTGTGTCGGTGGCTGCAAAAAAACAAGGAGCAGAAGCGAATTTTTGGTTAGgctttaattagaaaaataataacccCCAAATTAGCCTGGCTATGAGTAAAAACTGCCTCAACTAAGTATGTGCTTTCTGCACGTTTTGGGCTTGCTTGCATAAACCTTTAATTTGACTGTGTGTGAATGACATTCAGCACGATACAGAAAAGCTGGCAGGCAGCACCGTGAAGATCTGTGCccattctttcttactcgtatgaatttcattttgtgtGGGTTAGAACATAACTGCTAGGGGAGGTTGCATTAGCAAAGACAATACAGAAGTGTGTTGACAAATTGACCTTCGTCAGGCATAAAGCTACGCTGTGTTTTGTGTTATGTGTGATACCTCCGAAATCCACCCATTCAGCAAGAATAACACAAACCAATGCCAAAACGCTGCATTAGACTTTTGATATACAACAGTGGAATGGTTTTCCTGATTAAAGAATACAGTAAGAATAGGTGAAGAATAATGAATCTGGAACAAATGGAGCCTGTTCAGATCTGTGCCCCTGCACCACTTGTAATATATAGACCTTGAGGTACAGACACACAGATTAACACAAATATCTCAAAGGTACGTTTTAAACACAGTAAAAGTAGCTTTTGATTTGTTTAGTGGTCTACTGGACCACTTCAAGACTTTAGCtgcaaaaatactaaaaaatggTTTATTGACAGTGATCAGGAACAGAATTAAACAACATTTCCCTCTGGCATAGTAAAAATACCTGATGGTAGCACTGGTACTTACAGCAGGAAGCAAGGACTGCATATTCTGGTTAGAATCTGCTATTGTTGCCAGATAAACCAGGTTTCTGTGCAAGATTTGTTGGTATCTACAGAATAAGGAGTAAAGCTTATTTAGAAAGGGTTAACAAGACAGAAAATTCCAAAcctttatctctttttttttttttttctatttagaaaTGATTAGTTAAATTAAATTGGCCCACTTTTCATCTGTCGTAATAAATAGTAATGACCTATATCTGTGCTGTCGTACTTTTCACTAAGGATCAGTGCGCCCAACACCCCTTTTACCAATGGGTAAAcctgggggaagggagaggtAAAATACACTGTCCTCCGAAAGCACTTGGAGTCATCTGTGAAGCTGGGACCTCTGTTTTTGGGCACTGACACCCACTCGGCTGCTCTAACAATTACccactttttcttcctctgttgaACAAGGATCCTGGTAGTAATGAAATTCCAGAActccccaaaccaaaacctgtTTGCCCTGCCAGCAAGCTGAGAGCAACAAGGTTTTTTACAAGAGTGTTCCACCTGGAGTGTTGAGCCAAGCAAACCCCATCAGAACCAACAGCTCTCAGTGAACTGGGAAAGCTCCTCATGAAGAACAGGAGGTGCAAAActaacaaaagaaaactaacaGCTGTGCCACCGAGCAAAGTGAAGAGTCACACTTtgggaaacagggaaaaaaatacggagaaaataataatttcttctttagcCTGAGTTTTCTTCTGATATCGGGGAGAAAGGTTGCAAAGTGGGAAAAGTAGCATAAAAATGAAGCCAGAATGGTGACATGACTTCTTTAGCAAAGGCATCATTTTTAGacaattattttgaaagcacAGATTTCTGGGCTTGATCCCATAACTTTACCTTTCACGGGGCAGACCGGCTATTCTTCTCGACTGAGATTTAACTCCTAAAGTTTATAGAAGTATTTTACTTTCAAGATTAGGAGTAGTAAGCAGTGACACAAACTGGTATGTCCACATGCACACTGTTATAGCCGTAGATAACCACAGGGCTGACCCTTAACATTTAACTACCTCCCGATGaaaatgtgttatttattttgtacCCGATTCCGCTTGTATTTAATGAATCTGCATAGAGCAAGTGGTCCGAGAGCCATAActgtttataattattttaataaattatctgttaaaatattgtaaatattaaatacttcagaaaaaaacccaactctgTTGCAAGAACCATATACATTTCTCAATACAAGTGAATCTAAAAAAATAGTCCAAGTGTTTTCTCAGTGATGAGTGAACAGAACTGTTCATAATACTGTTCTTAACTACACCAAAAATTTCTGACATCCCAAACCTCATAATACTCACTGAGTACATTCTGCAGTTTTCCCCTTGCTCTGATAATCCATAATACATTGTATTAGGTGGTGATTTTCATCTAGCATCTGCATAAAAGAAACACGATCAAAACACGTTACTATGAGAATCCTATCAAAGTCCTGTGTTCTTGTgatactctacacttgccccCGCACTGTCTTATGCAGTTTTGTTGCCTTGGGATATTACAAAGTATCTGCAGGTGACTTTATTGGGCCACAAGACTGTGCTTTTCAAATCATCATTTATGAACAGTTATCTTTAAGAGAGTTAGTTGAGATATTCAACTCAGGAGAATTACTGGACTTACCTTTTTTTGCTCCTTAAATGGCAAATAGACTTTTGTGCTGAAGAAAGAACACACTTTCACTAAGAAATACCTTTGCCTCATTCTAAAATACTGTCCAGCCCTTTCCAAAACTTCAGACTTTACAAACACACCTACTTTCAAATAGGAAATATACTTTCAAGCAATTTAAACCTACTGGTTTTCCTGCATAGGACTCATGTGTGCAGACTTGATGTACTGAACTTGATGAAGTAGAAAATTTGCATTACTGGATCTACTGGAAGCACATTTAAGAGAATTACATCCCAATATGTTCTTTGGGGTAGTTCAGTTCTAACACAGGAAGggcttaaaatgaaaacagagtcATTATATATCAATTAATTTATGTGTCTCAGTGGCTGCTTGCTTAGTTTCATTCAGTACATTTTAGTGACTGACCTGTGCCAAGAAAATCAGGGCTGATGGACAACTGAGCCAATGACCTTTATTTAATTAACTGATACTACAATGAAATATCCTTAAAATATcctttgatttgttttaaaatttcaaatacaATAGTTTGTCTCTTTCCCTCAGCTTTCTTGTGAATGCaggtgaatgagtggaaaactAACAACAATATTTACAAATTTAGATTTGCATCAAGCAAAAACTCACTACATAATACACCTTGTAGATACCACTACTATTAAGTGCTTACAAGACCGGGCCTTTGAACCATTGTGTCATTATGACAGAAGAACTCTTGAGGAAAGTATAACATTTTTTCATGAGTTACATGTGAATTAATCTGTGTAGGTCTGTGTTCTGCTCAGAACGAATTCTTGACCCATTTGGACGCAAAGGGCTCGGTGACCGTGGAGGTCCCTCCCTCAGGGAGCTCAGCTCATCCGGCTTCTTGCTCATCATTTCCAAGTTGGTCTTAACTTTTCTGCACGCCCGCCTGGGCTCTCATGGCAACCTGGGCGCTGCGGGCCATTTTAAGGGAAAATACTCCTGCCTGCGGTACAGTGCAGCTCTTTGTTTTGTGCTCTGTCCTCATCGCACAGAATTTCCACTTGTATCAGTGGAAATTCTGTATACAGTATTAGCAAAGAATATAAACCCATCCTTTTCGGTTTCCACAGCAGGTATCACTGACAATATTTTCACTTTCAGTTAAGATGTGTATTCAACAGCAAGAGGCCAAGCAATATGACAGATACCTTCATCGGAAAAGGGCTATGCTTCTAGACTTAgctggaaaacattttgcttaCTGAAAAAGGCGTCAGGAACAGGTCTTTTCCTAACTTACTAggaaaaaagaaccaatttcTGATCTCCACTGCACAGAAAACCTGAAGTTTACTGCCCCGCAAATGCTATTGGATGAACAATTTTAAAGCACCACAAAGCTCTAACTTCCTATGGGAAATCCATTTCAGGAACAGTTGGTACTGGGATAATAACAGCTTTGAAAGACTATCAAAAttgaattaataaataaaaataagctgctTATATATTATGAATGGAAATAAGAGtaatcttgtttttctgtcacAGTGGTATATGTTGCAGAAAGCTCACTGTAATGAGGATTTTTGAGTTCCCAGCACCTGCTCCTTCACTCATGGCCCCATTTCTGTCCCTGACGATGAAACATCCCATTAACGGTACCCGCGAGTCTCTTCCTCAGCACCACCACTCGTCCAACAGAAAATCCCAGCCAACAGTCCAGCACCGACAAGCGGTCCTCAGGTGACACACCAGCAAATGTACACGGGATGGGAAATGCTTTTACACGTTGTTTgtaaagaaataacattttgaagCTTCCACAAAGTTTATGAATATGCAAAAAGGGGTTGAAAATCAAACCAAAGATACTTTGGCTGCCCTTTGCCTGCGGATACTCTCATGGTTTTACGTACAAACTATCTGAACTGTGAAATTCTGTCCTAACCCCAACCAATCTGGAGGTTAAAGAAAATCTTATCCACTgagtctgaaatattttcatgattAAAATTACTGGGTTCACAATACCACACATGCTGCAAGAGCTGCATAAAATGGGATTAGTTTCCCCGTAAGTCTCCTGAGATCCAAGTGACCTCTTCAGTCTCCCTTGTGGCACTTTGTTCTGCCTTAACCTCTGTTCCATCACAGTCTTTTACTGAGGGTTTTTCTTCCCTAGAAGTCACAAATTGGCACCAGATGATGGTTTGGCTGGAAAACCCACTGATGACCAGGTCATTGCTGTACTACCGGTGACATTGCTCCACTGGTCACCATTTCTGAGTGGACCACACACCTCAGTGCCACCGCACCACGACGCACCTCCGCGGCGCAGAGCACACGAGAAATACGGTACAAGTACAAATGAGAATTAGCGGGAAAAGGAAAAACGTGCATGTTCTTTATTGACATTTCCAGCCCCTTCCTTCCAGACCGTTTCCTTCTGCAGGAGGAAGGGGTGTCAGGATGTGTGCACAGTCCTGCTGCCAACCCTATTAAATAGGAAACAACTTCCCAACTAGGACCCCTCTGCTCTGGCGTCCTCAGGAGACCCCTCTGAGAGCTCCTCTCCGGAGAAAATCTTATAAAACCTTTGTTGGTCATCAAGCATCAAGAAACACACCACAAACCATAATAATAGTATATGAAAAATACCAGTGATCGGTGCTCCCTCTGTCTTCTGCGAGATTAAAATTCTGCAtccaaatacaaaagaaaagctttgcaaattcagtattttattttaattcatttttgaGGTTAGATTTTTCAGGGGCCAGAAGCTAGCATACCATCataaattaataa includes these proteins:
- the SS18L1 gene encoding calcium-responsive transactivator, which encodes MSVAFASARPRGKGEVTQQTIQKMLDENHHLIQCIMDYQSKGKTAECTQYQQILHRNLVYLATIADSNQNMQSLLPAPPTQNMNLGPGGMTQSASNQSLHSQSNLSDAIGTGLPPSSLMQSQISNGPNHVSMQQSGQSTMPTTSLSMSVSSHGTGPGYSHTVPASQNVPMQGQGSIGNYVSRTNINMQSNPVSMMHQQAATSHYNSAQGGSQHYQGQSSIAMMSQSNQGNSMIGQRPMGPYRASQQGSSQQYMGQEEYYSEQYSHGQGSSEPMNQQYYPDGHGDYAYQQSSYTEQSYDRSFDDSTQHYYEGGNSQYSQQQAGYQQGAAQQQTYSQQQYPNQQSYPGQQQGYGPAQGASSQYSSYQQGQGQQYGSYRASQTGPSAQQQRPYGYEQGQYGNYQQ